Proteins encoded within one genomic window of Cucumis sativus cultivar 9930 chromosome 3, Cucumber_9930_V3, whole genome shotgun sequence:
- the LOC101206432 gene encoding probable sugar phosphate/phosphate translocator At5g25400, whose amino-acid sequence MGKGGSLSDSVLKKIILSYTYVAVWIFLSFTVIVYNKFILDKKMYDWPFPISLTMIHMGFCASLAFLLIRVFKLVEPVSMSRDLYLSSVVPIGALYSLSLWLSNSAYIYLSVSFIQMLKALMPVAVYSIGVLLKKEGFKTETMVNMLSISFGVGIAAYGEAKFDAWGVALQLGAVAFEATRLVLIQILLTSKGISLNPITSLYYVAPCCFVFLLVPWIFVEFPILKATSSFHFDFVIFGTNSFCAFALNLAVFLLVGKTSALTMNVAGVVKDWLLIAFSWSVIKDTVTPINLFGYGLAFIGVAYYNHSKLQALKAKEAQKKAAQADEESGKLLEERENDGLGKKNESED is encoded by the coding sequence ATGGGTAAAGGTGGTTCTCTCAGTGACAGTGTTCTGAAGAAGATCATTCTCTCTTACACCTATGTCGCCGTATGGATCTTTCTCAGCTTCACCGTTATCGTCTACAACAAGTTTATCCTCGACAAGAAGATGTACGATTGGCCTTTTCCGATTTCCCTAACCATGATCCATATGGGGTTTTGTGCTTCTCTCGCTTTTCTCCTCATTCGCGTCTTCAAGCTTGTCGAACCAGTTTCAATGTCCAGAGATCTCTATCTATCTTCTGTTGTCCCAATCGGAGCTCTCTATTCTCTCTCATTATGGCTTTCTAATTCCGCTTACATTTACCTCTCTGTCTCCTTCATTCAGATGCTCAAAGCTCTGATGCCGGTCGCTGTTTATTCGATCGGTGTTCTTCTTAAGAAAGAAGGTTTCAAGACGGAAACCATGGTGAATATGCTTTCGATTTCGTTTGGTGTTGGGATCGCTGCTTATGGTGAAGCCAAATTTGATGCCTGGGGTGTAGCTTTGCAACTTGGTGCCGTTGCATTCGAGGCGACTCGACTTGTTCTGATCCAGATTTTGCTTACATCTAAAGGAATTTCGTTGAATCCCATCACTTCTTTGTATTACGTTGCGccttgttgttttgttttcttattagTGCCGTGGATCTTCGTTGAGTTCCCAATTTTGAAGGCTACATctagttttcattttgattttgtgatttttggcACTAATTCCTTCTGCGCATTTGCCCTAAATCTTGCTGTGTTCTTACTCGTTGGAAAAACCTCTGCCCTAACGATGAATGTCGCCGGTGTGGTTAAGGACTGGCTCTTAATCGCTTTCTCATGGTCGGTGATTAAGGATACTGTGACCCCAATCAACTTGTTTGGCTATGGATTGGCTTTCATCGGAGTTGCATATTACAATCACTCGAAACTGCAGGCTCTGAAAGCGAAAGAGGCGCAAAAGAAAGCCGCTCAGGCCGATGAAGAGTCCGGAAAATTGCTGGAGGAAAGGGAGAATGATGGATTGGGGAAGAAGAACGAATCTGAAGATTGA